The Spiroplasma citri genomic sequence ATTTAAGTATTCAAACCAAAATAAATGGTTTCACTTCACGAAACTTTAAATATAGGTAAATGTTTTTATTTTGCATTTATATTTATATTCATTTTTAATTATTATTTAAATTAGTTTTTATTTTTTAGCATTTATGATTATTTAAAGTTTTAAACTATATGAAACCTTTATTTACTTAATTAAGTGAAGAAAGGAGTGCTTTATATGTATAAAGTATTATTAGCTCAAATTGCTTTTAACCATCAAATGGATAGTAAAGAAAAAGATGGTGAAAAAAATGATAATAAAGGTTTATTTTTTGATATCTTTACCTTTATGCAACTTGATGAAGATGATATGCCAATTCCAGACGAATATATAATTTCGTGGGTTTGAAAAGAAAGTAAATTGGCTAATGAATTACCAGAAATGAAAAAAAGGTAATTATTATTTAATTGATATTAAATTTCCGGTTGTCACTGATAGAAAAACGGGAAGAAAATATAACAAAGTAAGTGTTGTTAAAGTTGTTCCTTATGATAGACAACAAGATTTTATTAACAAATATTCTAATAATTCAGCAATAACAGAAAGCAATAGTTAATATGCAACAACAGTTATGTATCGTTTGTATTAATGATACTGTTTGAGAAAATGGGTCTCGTTATTGTTGAAATTGTGTTAATAAAAATGTTGTTTTAATTAATCAATATTATTCTAGGTTAGATAATGACTAAGAAAAAATCAGATTGTTATTTATGTAATAGACAAGATATTATTTGTCCTAAACATAAAAAATAAAATGAAAAAGCAAACTAAGTTATATAAACAAAGATTACAATATTTGGTTAATGTTATTCATCAATGTTTACCTACTAAAATACCTTTATTTATGTTAAGAAAAGTAATTAAGTTATATCTTAATCATAATGTTATTGATATTGATGTTATGGAAGAACAACATTTTAAGTTATTAGTAGAACAAGTAAAAAATTATATGTTAAATATAGAAAGTAAAGGTGATAATTAATGACCGTTTTTGCAACAATTATTTTAGTAATTACAATGTTAATGTTATTAGTTTTTTTAACAATTAATACGATATTTAAATTTAAAAATAAGTATTTAATTTGTCCGCATTGTTCTAAAAAAGTAGAATTTAAAGAATGGGGAAAACGAAAAATTAAAAAAGCAGATAAGTCTGTTGAATAAGTTGATATCAATAAAATACCTTCGCAAGTATAAAAATTGATTTTAGTTTTTAGTGTTAATTATTAAAATCAAGGTTAGAGTATGCGAAGGTTTTATTATTAATAGAAAGTATTTTAAGTGAGGTGTTATTAATGAATTTAAATTTATTAACGGGCGACGCTGATGTTATTAAGCAAATAGCGGATTTTGCTGCTATTCTTGCTAATTGAGCGATTGCTTTTACTAACTGATTTATTGCTTTTTTAGGGTCACATATGTTATTAATTACTCCATTAGTTTTAATGTTTGTGGTTTTGGGAATTCAAACAATCAGAAAATTAATTCACGGATATTAATATTTAATAATAAACTCTAATCTTGATTTTAGTAATTAACATTTAGGAAAGGAATAAGAAAAATGCAAAGTGTATGAGATTTATATTATGAATTTATGACAATTATTTTTGGAGTTAATCATCCCGCTATTTTAGATATTGTTATATTTGTTGTATTTTTAATACTTGTTTTTGGGATGTTATTTTTAATTTTAAGTTGTATTTTTAGGTGGATAAAATAATGGACTCAAATATTTTTTTGCAACGAGTATATCAAGGTCTTTTACAAATTTTTTATTTTATTCCGAAAACTGAAATTGATAACTTTGTTGGTAGTTCTATTGATAATATTACTTATTCAGTAATTATGATAGGTGTTTGATTAGTTGTTTTTTTTCTAATTTGGTTATCAATATTTATTTTATATAAAACAATTAGATTGGTGGTGTAGATATATGTTTAAAAATTATTTTAATTTATTTAGAAGACAAAAAAATATTAAGTTTTCTTATTGATATGTAAATTGATTTATGGCAAATATTTTGTTTTATTTTTTTATTGTTTGTTTTAATTTACAATTTATATATTTTAGTTCTACATCAGTTATAGATATTATTCTTTTTATTTTTTTAGTAATTTTTGATGTTATCTTTTTTTTGGTCTTTTTTTAGTAATCTTTTTCAAACACGAAAATTAATTAAAATTGTTAAAAGTAGTCCAATATCAATTATTAACGGTGCTTTGGGTACTGGTAAAACTTTATTAATGACTTATTTATCGCAAATTGCTAAATTTGATAATGTTTATTCTAAATATTCTTTTTGATTATTTACACCATAATCATAAGTTTCTTTCATTAATTCTTGAAATATTTTAGTATGTTCTTCACAAGCAGGAACACCAATACCATTTCAATTTTTACTTACTTTTTTAAAACACTCTTTTCCATCAATTATCATTCAACAAATATTTTTATCCATTCGCATTTTTTCAACATTTCTTTTAATTTGTTTTTTTGCCATAATTTTAACCTCGCTTTCCAAACTGTTTACTTATTAAAAATGGATTATCTAATGTTTTTATAAAATATTCCATTATATCCATAACAGCATAAGTCATAGCATCGAAACCATCATCAAATAATTTATTATCTTCTAATTTATAAGTAGATTTATTTGCTGGCGGTTTTCTTCATTCCATTTTTAACATATCTTTAAATAATTCTGGTGTTAATCTTTGACTAATTTGTAAATAATTCTTATTTAGCAGGATGATTATAGCATCAATTCTATCAGTTCTATATCATATTTCTTTATTAACTGGTTTAAATCTTAATCAATTAGCATCAGGGAAAAACTTTCGTCTAATATTATTTAATGTATCAACCTCTACTAAATGACCACCACCAGTATCAACATTTATTTCTAAACCATTATATAAATCATTTCATTGTGTAGCACATATTATATAAAAATGTACTATTTCATGTAAAACTTTCATTATATCTTTTTGTACCATTTCAGCATTACTATGTTTATATTCCATTAATGGTGCCATTTTTTTATAATCTTTATCTATTCCCATTAAAATTGCATGAGTAGCATGTCCTAATGGTGATTCAGCATAACCTAAATCTAAACCTGCTCTAAAATTAACTGGTTCAAAATCATATAATTTACTAAATAAATAATTAGCAAAAATACTACCATCTAATGCACCTGGCATCCTAATTCCTCAAACCTCATATTTTTTAGGTCATTCTGCTTTTAATTCATATAATTTCATTAATTCATCATAATTTAAATTATCTTTATTAATTAAATAATTAGTATAATGATTAATTACTTTTTTATCATATGCTTTTTGACCTGTTTTAGGATCTAAGACTGGCACTATTAATTTAGATATTTGCTCACCATTACTTTCTAATTCTTTACGATTAAATGGCATTAATTTATTTAAATAATCAATATGATCCTGATAAATACTATCAGGATTAGTACTTGTAATTAATATCATTTTTTTATA encodes the following:
- a CDS encoding DUF2649 family protein, with protein sequence MDSNIFLQRVYQGLLQIFYFIPKTEIDNFVGSSIDNITYSVIMIGVWLVVFFLIWLSIFILYKTIRLVV